Proteins found in one Pyrus communis chromosome 15, drPyrComm1.1, whole genome shotgun sequence genomic segment:
- the LOC137717764 gene encoding ABC transporter E family member 2-like, with the protein MADRLTRIAIVSSDRCKPKKCRQECKKSCPVVKTGKLCIEVTPASKIAFISEELCIGCGICVKKCPFEAIQIINLPKDLDKDTTHRYGPNTFKLHRLPVPRPGQVLGLVGTNGIGKSTALKVLAGKLKPNLGRFKNPPDWQEILTYFRGSELQNYFTRILEDNLKAIIKPQYVDHIPKAVQGNVGEVLNQKDERDMKEELCADLELNQVIERNVGDLSGGELQRFAIAVVAIQNAEIYMFDEPSSYLDVKQRLKAAQVVRSLLRANSYVIVVEHDLSVLDYLSDFICCLYGKPGAYGVVTLPFSVREGINIFLAGFVPTENLRFRDESLTFKVAETPQESAEEIETYARYRYPSMSKTQGNFRLRVVEGEFTDSQIIVMLGENGTGKTTFIRMLAGLLKPDSVENSDVEIPEFNVSYKPQKISPKFQSTVRHLLHSRIRDSYTHPQFMSDVMKPLLIEQLMDQEVVNLSGGELQRVALCLCLGKPADIYLIDEPSAYLDSEQRIVASKVIKRFILHAKKTAFVVEHDFIMATYLADRVTVYEGRPSIDCIANCPQSLLTGMNLFLSHLDITFRRDPTNYRPRINKLDSTKDREQKAAGSYYYLDD; encoded by the exons ATGGCAGACCGGTTGACCCGTATAGCAATCGTGAGCTCCGACAGATGCAAGCCAAAGAAGTGCCGCCAGGAATGCAAGAAGAGCTGTCCTGTTGTCAAGACTG GTAAACTATGTATTGAGGTTACCCCTGCATCGAAGATTGCTTTTATCTCGGAAGAATTGTGCATTGGGTGTGGTATCTGTGTTAAG AAATGCCCATTTGAAGCAATCCAAATCATCAACTTACCAAAGGATTTAGACAAAGATACGACCCATCGTTATGGGCCTAACACTTTCAAACTACACAG GTTACCAGTCCCAAGGCCAGGTCAAGTTCTTGGTTTGGTTGGAACAAATGGCATTGGGAAGTCGACTGCCCTCAAAGTTTTGGCTGGAAAGTTGAAACCAAATTTAGGCCGTTTCAAG aatccTCCAGATTGGCAGGAAATCTTGACCTACTTCCGGGGATCTGAGCTGCAGAATTATTTTACCCGTATTCTGGAAGATAATTTGAAG GCCATTATAAAGCCCCAGTATGTTGATCACATTCCAAAAGCAGTTCAAGGAAATGTTGGGGAGGTGCTCAACCAGAAAGATGAGAGGGATATGAAGGAAGAACTGTGTGCTGATCTTGAGCTGAACCAGGTTATAGAACGTAATGTAGGGGATTTATCAGGTGGGGAGCTTCAAAGATTTGCCATTGCCGTTGTCGCCATACAGAATGCAGAGATATATATGTTTGACGAACCTTCAAGTTATCTTGATGTGAAACAGAGGCTTAAAGCTGCCCAAGTTGTCCGATCTTTGCTTAGGGCTAATAG CTATGTAATTGTTGTGGAGCATGATCTTAGTGTCTTGGATTACTTATCAGACTTCATTTGCTGTTTATATGGGAAACCGGGTGCGTATGGAGTTGTGACACTTCCGTTCTCAGTTAGAGAAGGAATCAACATCTTCTTGGCCGGATTTGTCCCTACAGAAAATCTTAGGTTCCGAGATGAATCTCTGACATTCAAG GTTGCTGAGACACCACAGGAAAGTGCTGAGGAAATTGAGACATATGCACGATATAGATACCCATCAATGAGTAAAACTCAGGGAAACTTCAGGCTTCGTGTGGTTGAGGGTGAATTTACTGATTCTCAAATTATTGTGATGCTGGGTGAGAATGGAACGGGGAAGACAACATTTATTCGTATGCTG GCGGGTCTATTGAAACCTGATTCTGTAGAAAATTCAGATGTGGAGATACCtgaattcaatgtttcttaCAAGCCCCAGAAAATCAGtccaaagtttcaatccacTGTCAGACACTTGTTACATTCAAGAATTCGTGATTCATATACTCATCCACAATTCATGTCAGATGTGATGAAGCCTCTTCTAATTGAACAATTAATGGATCAAGAAGTCGTGAATCTCTCTGGCGGAGAGTTGCAGAGGGTTGCATTATGCCTATGCCTTGGGAAG CCTGCAGATATTTATCTGATAGATGAACCAAGTGCTTATCTTGATTCTGAGCAGCGTATTGTTGCTTCCAAAGTCATAAAGAGGTTTATCCTTCATGCTAAGAAAACTGCTTTCGTGGTTGAACATGATTTTATTATGGCTACCTACTTGGCGGATAGAGTTACAGTCTATGAGGGGAGGCCGTCAATTGATTGTATTGCAAATTGTCCCCAGTCATTGTTGACTGGGATGAATCTATTCTTATCT CATCTTGATATCACATTTAGGCGTGACCCCACTAACTATCGCCCAAGAATCAACAAATTGGATTCAACGAAGGATAGGGAACAAAAAGCTGCTGGGTCTTACTATTACCTGGATGATTGA